Genomic window (Betaproteobacteria bacterium):
CGCCGCGGCCCTTAGGCTGATGGCAGCCGCTGCAATGGTCGACGTATAGCGCCGCCCCCTGCTTTCTTGTCGGGTCGGGTCCCGCCTTCGCGGTGCGCAGCGAAGAATCCGGCGGGATCGATTTCAGGTACTCGCCCATCGCCTTGAGGTCCGCATCGGTCATGTAGCTCGTGCTGTTGCGCACGACTTCTGCCATCGGACCGAGCGCCGTCGTCTTGCCCTTGTAGGTGCCTGTCTTCAGATAGGTCGCGATCTCATCCGCGGTCCATTC
Coding sequences:
- a CDS encoding cytochrome c, yielding EWTADEIATYLKTGTYKGKTTALGPMAEVVRNSTSYMTDADLKAMGEYLKSIPPDSSLRTAKAGPDPTRKQGAALYVDHCSGCHQPKGRGVPGVFPPLAGNGAVIAPDPADIIKVILSGIPAQNNYVPMPSFATQLDDQQVAEVANYLRTSWGNKSAPNATASMVKTLRATLGK